A section of the Salmo salar chromosome ssa05, Ssal_v3.1, whole genome shotgun sequence genome encodes:
- the LOC106605715 gene encoding gastrula zinc finger protein XlCGF57.1, which produces MKSKPGKKQHNKTKRTKHHRDLIKTECGTQSDDVDYNREEPDISQSPYITKGVCNSSIQIKEEPTDFEQQGMGEEQNRSIPSFQKKHIKHHDTSNPMTGCSQISRSPMVMLTRLSNVVVKTLLRDTKVCLVKEENPEEPDGVSSPQFFPCPHCTISFTDCYFLENHMKTKHQKQYLALFKGQVSTSKTVYAPTHSCPHCSCMFHTPRQLHVHTRQAHPSPSLRKLHPCPYCARSFQYIARLHTHCKVWHKMSVAFTDGYLSCADCGKSFKNCWGLGPHQCHKPEDTKPENVPVCLNIGMPCSECGKSCSSPQNLRIHMRTHTGEKPYVCKECGKSFSEASSHCKHMMIHSGVKPFKCQDCGKDFARMWHLRVHMTVHSGEKPLSCPKCDRRFAYSDSLKLHLRTHSGERPFKCTVCGKDFADKGYLKLHLKIHSNERNYHCGVCGLKFINIAALKTHQRTHTGERPFHCTVCDKTFFRHAHLKNHQRTHTGEKPYTCTECGKSFTQSGDLTKHIRTHTGEKPYECSVCHGCYTSSGDLGKHMRIHNGSRPYHCQECDKSFRMVGHLKTHMRTHTGERPYSCPRCHRTFARTHHLSGHLPRCC; this is translated from the exons ATGAAGAGCAAACCTGGGAAAAAGCAACACAACAAAACCAAGAGGACTAAACACCATCGAGACCTAATCAAAACAGAGTGTGGAACACAGTCAGATGATGTTGACTACAATAGAGAAGAACCAGACATTAGCCAATCACCCTACATTACTAAAGGGGTTTGTAACAGCTCCATCCAAATCAAAGAGGAACCAACAGACTTTGAACAGCAGGGAATGGGAGAAGAACAAAACCGTTCTATTCCTTCCTTCCAGAAGAAGCACATCAAACATCATGATACATCCAATCCAATGACCGGGTGTAGCCAGATATCAAGGAGTCCTATGGTGATGCTAACAAGATTGTCTAAT GTGGTGGTTAAGACTCTTCTGCGAGACACTAAAGtgtgtttggtgaaggaggaaaacCCAGAAGAGCCCGATGGAG tctcttctCCTCAGTTCTTTCCTTGTCCACACTGCACCATCTCTTTCACTGACTGTTACTTCCTGGAGAACCACATGAAGACCAAACACCAGAAGCAGTACCTGGCTTTGTTCAAAGGCCAAGTCTCAACGAGTAAAACCGTGTATGCCCCCACACACAGCTGTCCCCACTGTAGCTGCATGTTCCATACCCCACGACAACTACACGTCCACACCCGTcaggcccacccctctccctctctgagaaAACTCCACCCCTGCCCCTATTGTGCCCGCAGCTTCCAGTACATAGCCAGACTGCATACTCACTGCAAGGTTTGGCACAAAATGTCTGTCGCTTTCACAGATGGATACCTCAGTTGCGCTGACTGTGGAAAGAGCTTCAAGAATTGCTGGGGACTGGGGCCTCACCAGTGTCACAAGCCTGAGGACACTAAGCCTGAgaatgtccctgtctgtctgaacaTTGGCATGCCATGCTCAGAGTGTGGCAAAAGCTGCTCTAGTCCTCAGAATCTGCGCattcacatgcgcacacacaccggCGAGAAGCCTTACGTCTGCAAGGAGTGTGGCAAGAGCTTCTCAGAAGCCAGCAGTCATTGCAAACACATGATGATACACTCGGGGGTCAAGCCATTCAAATGTCAGGACTGCGGAAAGGATTTTGCCCGAATGTGGCACCTCCGAGTTCACATGACCGTTCACTCTGGCGAGAAGCCTTTATCCTGCCCCAAATGTGACAGGCGGTTTGCATACAGTGATTCTTTGAAGCTTCACCTGCGCACACACTCAGGGGAGAGACCTTTCAAATGTACTGTGTGTGGTAAAGACTTTGCGGATAAAGGTTATCTGAAGTTGCATCTGAAGATCCACAGCAATGAAAGGAACTACCATTGTGGGGTTTGTGGGCTGAAGTTCATAAACATTGCTGCGTTGAAAACCCaccaacgcacacacactggggagAGGCCTTTCCATTGCACAGTGTGTGACAAGACATTTTTCCGACACGCACACCTGAAGAACCACCAGCGCACTCACACAGGTGAGAAACCATACACCTGTACTGAGTGCGGTAAAAGCTTCACTCAGTCTGGAGATCTCACAAAACACATACGTacccacactggagagaagccttatgaATGCTCTGTCTGCCACGGCTGCTATACCTCTTCAGGGGATCTGGGCAAACATATGAGGATCCACAATGGCTCACGGCCATATCACTGCCAGGAGTGTGACAAAAGCTTCCGCATGGTCGGCCACCTTAAAACTCACATGAGGACCCACACTGGGGAGAGACCGTACTCCTGCCCCCGCTGCCATCGTACTTTTGCTCGCACCCACCACCTCTCTGGTCACCTGCCTAGATGTTGCTGA